The Fibrobacter sp. UWP2 genome includes a window with the following:
- the ilvN gene encoding acetolactate synthase small subunit, which translates to MKDIAHSISLLVANRPGVLVRIALVFSRRGYNIDSLVVSPTLDPNFSRMNIIAHGNPEILMQIIKQLEKLVDVVQAKDHTGTDAVEKELALIKVRCTPDQRTEILQLCDHFHANTVDMTATSMIIQITGNSQKVDTLKSLLQKFEIVEYIRTGKVIMLRGEDKT; encoded by the coding sequence ATGAAAGACATTGCACATTCTATTAGTTTGTTGGTTGCGAACCGCCCGGGCGTACTCGTGCGTATCGCCCTCGTGTTCTCCCGCCGTGGCTACAACATCGACTCCCTCGTTGTCTCCCCCACGCTCGACCCGAACTTCAGCCGCATGAACATCATCGCCCATGGCAATCCCGAAATCTTGATGCAGATCATCAAGCAGCTCGAGAAACTCGTGGACGTGGTACAGGCGAAGGACCATACCGGCACGGACGCCGTCGAGAAGGAACTCGCGCTCATCAAGGTGCGTTGCACTCCCGACCAGCGTACGGAAATCCTGCAGCTGTGCGACCACTTCCACGCGAATACCGTGGACATGACTGCCACCTCGATGATCATCCAGATTACGGGCAACAGCCAGAAGGTCGACACGCTCAAGAGCCTCTTGCAGAAGTTCGAAATCGTCGAGTATATCCGCACGGGCAAGGTCATCATGCTCCGCGGTGAGGATAAGACTTAA
- a CDS encoding IMP cyclohydrolase, with translation MKYTDEAKQNFKALSNNPYPGRGIILGESADGKSYVQVYWIMGRSVNSRNRVFEIEPKTGFMKTKAFDESKLTDPHLIIYYPARHTADVQIITNGDQTDTIYDAIKLGGTFESALRTRQYEDDAPNFTPRISGIHYKNASPAVYKLSILKSRNNSEEAGCERMTFEYEKALPGLGHFISTYETDGSPIPSFNGFPKLMPIFDNAEDTLKKYWAALNKDNKVSLMVKWIDKKTFKAKTLIVNKNK, from the coding sequence ATGAAATACACAGACGAAGCAAAACAGAATTTCAAGGCCCTCTCCAACAACCCGTATCCCGGACGCGGAATTATCCTCGGTGAAAGTGCCGACGGCAAGTCCTACGTGCAGGTCTACTGGATCATGGGCCGTAGCGTCAACAGCCGCAATCGCGTGTTCGAAATTGAACCGAAGACCGGCTTCATGAAGACCAAGGCCTTCGACGAATCCAAGCTCACCGACCCGCACCTGATTATCTACTACCCGGCACGTCACACCGCCGACGTGCAGATTATCACGAACGGCGACCAGACCGACACGATTTACGACGCCATCAAGCTCGGCGGCACTTTCGAAAGCGCCCTCCGCACGCGCCAGTACGAAGACGACGCCCCGAACTTCACGCCGCGCATCTCCGGCATCCACTACAAGAACGCCAGCCCCGCCGTTTACAAGCTCTCCATCCTCAAGAGCCGTAACAACAGCGAAGAAGCCGGTTGCGAGCGCATGACGTTCGAATACGAGAAGGCCCTGCCGGGTCTCGGCCACTTCATCAGCACCTACGAAACCGATGGCAGCCCGATTCCGAGCTTCAACGGCTTCCCGAAACTGATGCCGATTTTTGACAACGCCGAAGACACGCTCAAAAAATACTGGGCCGCCCTGAACAAGGACAACAAGGTTTCCCTGATGGTCAAGTGGATCGACAAGAAGACCTTCAAGGCCAAGACGCTTATCGTGAATAAGAATAAGTAA
- a CDS encoding TIGR03915 family putative DNA repair protein — MSLLISYDSSFDGFLSAVFEIYRQRLDVGDFLPERPYDPESSSTFDLFLQPFHVETVADSARRLRRAIVNMAGADILDLLETAFRSEERGVEMKIFAYLRKLFAGDEPGFNRNPTSKEMLPLFLLARAVRHEAGGMLGMVRFNKAPDGLYVAEIEPKYDILEMIVGHFRGRFPTGRWAIVDVLRCYGVFYNGQHTEYLEFTDSDTISRTIAQNAPPDEFTRMWKSYYDTMAIKERLNPRLLRRCLPVRYWKHLPERQQNLASPVSRPMSNPASRPTV, encoded by the coding sequence ATGTCTCTCCTCATCTCATACGATTCTTCGTTCGACGGCTTCCTGAGCGCGGTATTCGAAATCTACCGCCAGCGTCTCGATGTAGGCGATTTCTTGCCGGAACGCCCGTACGATCCGGAGTCATCGTCGACTTTCGACTTGTTCCTGCAGCCATTTCACGTGGAGACCGTCGCGGATTCCGCCCGCAGGCTCCGTCGCGCCATCGTCAACATGGCGGGCGCCGATATATTGGACCTGCTCGAGACGGCCTTCCGCTCCGAGGAACGCGGCGTGGAAATGAAGATTTTTGCCTACCTGCGCAAGCTTTTCGCCGGCGATGAGCCCGGCTTTAACCGCAATCCCACTAGCAAGGAGATGCTCCCGCTTTTCTTGCTTGCCCGCGCCGTACGTCACGAAGCTGGCGGCATGCTCGGGATGGTACGCTTTAACAAGGCGCCCGACGGCTTGTACGTTGCCGAGATAGAGCCGAAGTACGACATCCTCGAGATGATTGTCGGGCATTTCCGCGGACGCTTCCCGACGGGCCGCTGGGCCATCGTCGATGTGCTACGCTGTTATGGCGTGTTCTACAATGGCCAGCATACGGAATACCTGGAATTCACCGATTCCGATACGATTTCCCGCACCATCGCGCAGAATGCACCTCCCGACGAGTTCACGCGCATGTGGAAGTCTTATTACGATACGATGGCCATCAAGGAGCGCCTGAACCCGCGACTCCTCAGGCGTTGCTTGCCCGTACGTTACTGGAAGCACCTGCCGGAACGCCAGCAGAACCTGGCTAGTCCGGTGAGCCGCCCCATGAGCAATCCGGCGAGTCGTCCCACGGTTTGA
- a CDS encoding TIGR02147 family protein, whose protein sequence is MKPILEYKDYRLYIQDYYDERKRLGAFSWREFCKSAGFTSPNFLQLVCKGESKLGKPKIENVACAMGLVGYEKDYFREMVTFGNAKKDSVKKAALLEMQKIALEHKVRVVDGDAFQYYESWKYPVLRELVPMMPGANPRDIADECKEHVSAEEVRDILNFLVKAGFLKKDGEKVYSQTEQVVIGSKEALPLAIRAMHKEMANMAARAVDRYSPSERHFTGVTLGVNEEAYGRIASELDACCKKVLSIANEYRDQDQVCRINFQFFPVTDKVKEARHV, encoded by the coding sequence ATGAAACCGATACTCGAATATAAGGATTACCGCCTGTATATACAGGACTACTACGACGAGCGCAAACGCTTGGGTGCGTTCTCGTGGCGCGAGTTCTGCAAGAGCGCCGGTTTTACGTCGCCGAATTTTTTGCAGCTCGTGTGCAAGGGCGAAAGCAAGCTGGGCAAACCGAAAATCGAGAATGTCGCCTGTGCCATGGGGCTTGTCGGCTACGAAAAGGATTATTTCCGCGAGATGGTCACGTTCGGGAACGCCAAGAAGGATTCCGTGAAGAAGGCTGCGCTGCTCGAAATGCAGAAGATAGCCTTGGAACACAAGGTGCGCGTTGTTGACGGTGACGCTTTCCAGTATTATGAATCCTGGAAGTATCCTGTATTGAGGGAACTTGTCCCGATGATGCCGGGCGCCAATCCGCGCGATATCGCCGACGAGTGCAAGGAGCACGTGTCCGCCGAAGAGGTGCGCGATATCCTGAACTTTTTGGTCAAGGCCGGATTCCTGAAGAAGGACGGGGAGAAGGTCTATTCGCAGACGGAACAGGTGGTCATCGGTTCCAAGGAGGCGTTGCCGCTCGCAATCCGTGCGATGCACAAGGAAATGGCCAACATGGCGGCACGAGCCGTAGACCGCTATTCTCCAAGCGAACGCCATTTTACCGGGGTGACGCTCGGCGTGAACGAGGAAGCCTACGGCAGGATAGCAAGCGAACTCGACGCCTGTTGCAAGAAGGTGCTTTCCATCGCGAACGAATACAGGGACCAGGATCAGGTCTGCCGAATCAATTTCCAGTTTTTCCCTGTTACGGACAAGGTCAAGGAGGCTCGCCATGTTTAA
- the gatB gene encoding Asp-tRNA(Asn)/Glu-tRNA(Gln) amidotransferase subunit GatB yields MSNYCPVIGLEIHCQLATKTKMFCGCEIEVNTTPNKHVCPVCLGMPGAMPVPNKKAVEYAIRLGLALNCEIDLNAMWTRKNYFYPDLPKGYQITQTGGLPVYDHPICKNGWLEIVKEDGTKKRVGITRIHMEEDAGKLIHDMSPTDSHFDANRCGTPLCEIVTEPDIRSPEEAVLVLKKIKQTLEYTRVSNANMENGNMRCDGNISLRKSEDAPFGIRAEIKNLNSFTNLEKALYCEMNLQASTLDAGKEVEQCTKRYDPNADKTIVIRSKEDAHDYKYFPEPDMVRLVTDPAFVEEIRRTLPELPDARRKRFMDDFGVSEYDAMVLTEDRDVSEWYDTAAKNCKNGKVLANWVITELLAKVKELEGGLSALKIKPEDLCKLVNLIADNTINGKIAKTVFAEMFETGKDPEAIVKEKGLVQVTDTGAIEEVVRAVCAENAAQFAEFKAGKVALKGFLVGMTMRKSGGKANPGLVNQILDKLAKE; encoded by the coding sequence ATGTCCAACTACTGTCCTGTTATCGGTCTTGAAATCCATTGCCAGCTCGCGACTAAAACCAAGATGTTCTGCGGCTGCGAAATCGAAGTGAATACGACCCCGAACAAGCACGTTTGCCCCGTTTGCCTCGGTATGCCGGGTGCCATGCCCGTGCCGAACAAGAAGGCCGTGGAATACGCCATTCGCTTAGGGCTAGCCCTGAACTGCGAAATCGACCTGAACGCGATGTGGACCCGCAAGAACTACTTCTACCCGGACCTGCCGAAGGGCTACCAGATTACCCAGACGGGCGGACTTCCGGTGTACGACCACCCGATCTGCAAGAACGGCTGGCTCGAAATTGTGAAGGAAGACGGCACCAAGAAGCGCGTGGGCATCACCCGTATCCACATGGAAGAAGACGCCGGCAAGCTCATCCACGACATGAGCCCGACCGATTCCCACTTCGACGCGAACCGCTGCGGTACGCCGCTTTGCGAAATCGTGACCGAACCGGATATCCGTAGCCCGGAAGAAGCCGTGCTCGTTTTGAAGAAGATCAAGCAGACGCTGGAATACACCCGTGTTTCGAACGCCAACATGGAAAACGGCAACATGCGCTGCGACGGCAACATTTCTCTCCGCAAGAGCGAAGACGCTCCGTTCGGTATCCGCGCCGAAATCAAGAACTTGAACAGCTTTACGAACCTCGAGAAGGCTCTGTACTGCGAAATGAACCTGCAGGCCTCGACCCTCGATGCCGGTAAGGAAGTGGAACAGTGCACCAAGCGCTACGACCCCAACGCCGACAAGACGATTGTGATTCGCTCCAAGGAAGACGCCCACGACTACAAGTACTTCCCGGAACCGGACATGGTCCGCCTCGTGACCGACCCGGCCTTCGTTGAAGAAATCCGCCGCACGCTTCCGGAACTGCCGGATGCCCGCCGCAAGCGCTTCATGGACGACTTCGGTGTTTCCGAATACGATGCCATGGTGCTGACCGAAGACCGCGACGTGAGCGAATGGTACGACACCGCCGCGAAGAACTGCAAGAACGGCAAGGTCTTGGCCAACTGGGTGATTACCGAACTCCTCGCCAAGGTGAAGGAACTGGAAGGCGGCCTCTCTGCCCTCAAGATCAAGCCCGAAGACCTGTGCAAGCTCGTGAACCTTATCGCCGATAACACCATCAACGGAAAGATTGCAAAGACGGTCTTCGCCGAGATGTTCGAGACCGGCAAGGACCCCGAAGCTATCGTGAAGGAAAAGGGCCTCGTGCAGGTGACCGACACCGGTGCCATCGAAGAAGTGGTCCGCGCCGTGTGTGCCGAAAATGCCGCCCAGTTCGCTGAATTCAAGGCGGGCAAGGTGGCTCTCAAGGGCTTCCTCGTGGGTATGACCATGCGCAAGTCCGGCGGTAAGGCCAACCCGGGCCTCGTGAACCAGATCCTCGACAAGCTCGCGAAGGAATAA
- the radC gene encoding DNA repair protein RadC: MENTEKLLPREKLLRLGVHSLDNVELLALILGSGTKGKSVFEVSREIVAQLSHKGSLPTLKELLRIGGLGKVKAMQVLACLELSSRYMLGDESVTVNDPRSLVARLSFLKFAMQEYFVLVSLDSANAIINVHEITVGLVNQTPVHPREAFAPAIADHAVAAIFVHNHPSGCCEPSPEDYAITRVLCAVGKVVQIPVLDHIIVGKRGYFSICRAHPEVFESNLPQTV; this comes from the coding sequence ATGGAAAATACAGAAAAACTGCTCCCGCGCGAAAAACTCCTGCGCCTTGGCGTGCACTCCCTGGACAATGTGGAGCTGCTCGCCCTCATATTGGGTTCCGGGACCAAGGGCAAGAGCGTGTTCGAAGTCTCTAGGGAGATTGTCGCCCAGCTCTCGCACAAAGGCAGCCTCCCCACGCTGAAGGAACTCTTGAGGATCGGCGGGCTGGGGAAGGTGAAGGCGATGCAGGTCCTGGCCTGCCTGGAGCTCTCGTCCCGCTACATGCTGGGCGATGAGTCCGTTACGGTGAACGACCCGAGGTCGCTCGTGGCGCGCCTATCGTTCCTCAAGTTCGCGATGCAGGAGTATTTTGTGCTGGTTTCGCTGGATTCGGCAAACGCCATCATCAACGTCCACGAGATAACGGTGGGGCTGGTGAACCAGACGCCCGTCCACCCCCGCGAGGCGTTCGCTCCCGCCATCGCCGACCATGCCGTTGCGGCTATTTTTGTCCACAACCATCCGTCGGGTTGCTGCGAGCCCAGCCCGGAGGACTATGCCATTACCCGTGTGCTGTGCGCCGTGGGGAAGGTGGTGCAGATTCCCGTGTTGGACCACATCATTGTTGGTAAAAGGGGGTATTTCAGCATTTGCCGCGCCCATCCGGAAGTGTTCGAGTCGAATTTACCTCAAACGGTGTAA
- a CDS encoding FISUMP domain-containing protein, which translates to MRKILTGCILTALLASCSGEDDSITLKDPLSKEVNTIYDLGKCTDSRKGEFVYVVEDEVDYFCYSGKWIREDELGKESSSSEKVSSDSDDDESSSSKESSSSADDESSSSKESSSFADDESSSSKVSSSSADDESSSSKESSSSADDKSSSSKESSSSAGDKSSSSKESSSSADDKSSSSAKSSSSSKTHDSKTFVDSRDGKTYRMVTIGSQTWFAENLNYYGDDVTGFCHSGKPENCEKYGMLYDWDDAKRACPTGTHLPTIEELRELIDFVGEDSSAVVLMADTGWTRDDGFLGTDEYGFAMLPGSYKAGRSYGSSLGWCSNMWTASDSAGLVYAAYLGWNLSNVSIGLYNLTDGWGMSIRCVEGEPKSSSSSSTPASSSSSSSEKSSWKFLNPAFSYGQMTDSRDGQVYKTIVVDTLTWMAENLNYETVNSYCFNDTAKYCATYGRMYTWPAALNACPEGWHLPTYSELSYLVKGKGGDNLRSKAGWIIVNDEDRPGLDAYGFSASPGGRRISAGRYFALGTEVGYWSATEHEEHDDRAWSVEFHQNDPYSMLTTEFKDWAYSVRCVKGAK; encoded by the coding sequence ATGCGTAAAATCTTGACCGGTTGTATCTTGACTGCCTTGCTTGCCTCTTGCTCAGGCGAGGATGACTCCATTACACTCAAAGACCCGCTGTCCAAGGAAGTCAATACCATTTACGACTTGGGCAAATGTACCGATTCGCGTAAGGGCGAGTTTGTCTATGTCGTGGAAGATGAGGTGGACTATTTCTGTTATTCCGGGAAATGGATCCGCGAAGACGAACTGGGGAAGGAATCGTCTTCTTCGGAGAAAGTGTCGTCGGACTCCGATGACGATGAATCTTCTTCGAGCAAGGAATCGTCGAGTTCCGCAGACGACGAATCTTCTTCAAGCAAGGAATCGTCGAGTTTCGCAGACGACGAATCTTCTTCGAGCAAGGTGTCGTCGAGTTCCGCAGACGACGAATCTTCTTCGAGCAAGGAATCGTCGAGTTCCGCAGACGACAAGTCTTCTTCGAGCAAGGAATCGTCGAGTTCCGCAGGCGACAAGTCTTCTTCAAGCAAAGAATCGTCGAGTTCCGCAGACGACAAATCTTCTTCGTCGGCGAAATCGTCCAGCAGTTCCAAGACGCACGATAGCAAGACTTTCGTGGATTCGCGTGACGGCAAAACGTACCGCATGGTGACTATCGGTTCGCAGACCTGGTTCGCAGAAAATCTTAACTACTATGGCGATGACGTGACCGGCTTCTGCCATTCCGGCAAGCCCGAGAATTGCGAGAAGTACGGGATGCTCTACGATTGGGACGATGCCAAGAGGGCTTGCCCGACCGGGACTCATCTGCCGACAATCGAAGAATTGCGGGAATTGATTGACTTTGTCGGGGAAGACAGCTCTGCGGTGGTGCTCATGGCCGATACCGGCTGGACAAGGGACGACGGCTTCCTGGGTACGGATGAATACGGGTTTGCGATGCTCCCAGGCAGCTACAAGGCGGGGAGGAGTTACGGTTCATCGTTGGGATGGTGCTCTAATATGTGGACCGCATCGGATAGCGCCGGCCTAGTATACGCGGCGTATCTAGGATGGAACCTGTCGAATGTCTCCATCGGGTTGTACAATCTGACTGATGGGTGGGGAATGTCTATCCGCTGCGTCGAGGGTGAACCAAAATCGTCGAGCTCCAGCAGCACTCCGGCTTCTTCCTCGTCAAGCTCTAGTGAAAAGAGCTCATGGAAATTCCTGAACCCGGCATTTTCGTACGGACAGATGACCGACAGCCGTGATGGGCAGGTTTACAAGACGATCGTTGTCGATACGCTCACATGGATGGCCGAAAACCTGAACTATGAAACCGTCAACAGCTATTGTTTCAATGATACGGCTAAATATTGCGCTACATATGGACGCATGTATACATGGCCGGCTGCATTGAACGCTTGTCCCGAAGGTTGGCATTTGCCGACTTATAGCGAATTGAGCTACCTTGTTAAAGGGAAAGGTGGTGACAATCTTAGATCCAAGGCGGGGTGGATTATAGTGAACGATGAAGATAGACCTGGTCTCGATGCGTATGGATTTTCGGCGAGTCCCGGTGGGAGACGGATATCAGCAGGGCGATATTTTGCTTTAGGTACGGAGGTAGGTTATTGGTCTGCTACCGAACATGAAGAGCACGACGACCGCGCTTGGAGTGTGGAATTTCATCAGAATGACCCGTACAGTATGTTAACGACAGAATTTAAGGATTGGGCCTATTCTGTTCGCTGTGTGAAAGGCGCGAAGTAG
- the ilvB gene encoding biosynthetic-type acetolactate synthase large subunit, with product MANKTLSGAEVIIECLKREGIDTIFGYPGGSAIPMFDAILDSNIKVVLSRHEQGATHMADGYARQTGKVGVALVTSGPGATNTFTGIYTALMDSSPIVVLAAQTTTPNLGKDAFQECDTSGMTFAAVKHSYLVKNSNDLPRVMKEAFHIARSGRPGPVLIDLPKDVTAGPCTAPFTDQMDLPGYKIPTYASAESVEKAAEFLRKSKKPLLLVGHGAMISGASRQVRELAEKIGAPVCCTMLGLGAFPVDHELSLGMLGMHGTVYANKAVLDCDLILSIGSRWDDRITGKLDEFCKNAVKMHIDIDPAEEGKVLQPDVFMCGDAKLVLEQLLPMVNKLDTAEWIKTCQTWKKRFPLTYAKQGGLRMQHVIATASELTGGKAIVTTDVGQHQMWVAQFFHINYPRQLHSSGGAGTMGFGFPAAIGAAFGNETGWPVLSFSGDGGFQMTEAELATAAIHKLPIKIFVMDNKYLGMVRQWQELFYDHRYSSVDMQGNPDFVKLAEAYGIPGLRIKRPADAERVIQKALSYNDGPILIHCECEKEDNVFPMIPAGAPLTAMLTEAPKAKLEKPTGST from the coding sequence ATGGCAAATAAAACATTAAGCGGCGCCGAAGTGATCATCGAATGCCTCAAACGCGAAGGCATCGACACGATTTTCGGCTACCCCGGTGGATCCGCCATCCCGATGTTCGACGCGATCCTTGATTCCAATATTAAAGTAGTGCTTTCCCGCCACGAGCAGGGCGCGACCCACATGGCCGACGGCTATGCACGCCAGACCGGCAAGGTCGGCGTCGCCCTCGTCACAAGCGGTCCGGGTGCAACAAACACGTTCACCGGCATCTACACGGCACTCATGGATTCGAGCCCCATCGTGGTGCTCGCCGCACAGACCACTACCCCGAACCTCGGCAAGGACGCCTTCCAGGAATGCGACACGAGCGGCATGACGTTCGCGGCAGTGAAGCACTCCTACCTGGTGAAGAATTCCAACGACCTCCCGCGCGTGATGAAGGAAGCTTTCCACATCGCACGCAGCGGCCGTCCGGGCCCGGTGCTCATCGACCTCCCGAAGGACGTGACCGCAGGCCCCTGCACCGCCCCGTTCACCGACCAGATGGACCTTCCGGGTTACAAGATTCCGACCTACGCCTCCGCAGAAAGCGTCGAGAAGGCGGCGGAATTCCTCCGCAAGTCCAAGAAGCCGTTGCTTCTCGTGGGCCACGGTGCCATGATCAGCGGGGCCAGCCGCCAGGTGCGCGAACTCGCCGAAAAGATTGGCGCTCCGGTGTGCTGCACCATGCTCGGCCTCGGCGCCTTCCCCGTTGATCACGAGCTTTCGCTCGGCATGCTCGGCATGCACGGCACCGTGTACGCGAACAAGGCCGTGCTCGACTGCGACCTGATCCTCTCCATCGGTAGCCGCTGGGATGACCGCATTACCGGCAAGCTCGATGAATTCTGCAAGAACGCGGTGAAAATGCATATCGATATCGACCCTGCCGAAGAAGGCAAGGTTCTGCAGCCCGACGTGTTCATGTGCGGCGACGCGAAGCTCGTGCTCGAGCAGTTGCTCCCGATGGTGAACAAGCTCGATACTGCCGAATGGATCAAGACCTGCCAGACCTGGAAGAAGCGCTTCCCGCTCACCTACGCGAAGCAGGGCGGCCTCCGCATGCAGCACGTGATTGCGACTGCCAGCGAACTCACCGGCGGCAAGGCCATCGTCACGACCGACGTGGGCCAGCACCAGATGTGGGTTGCACAGTTCTTCCATATAAACTATCCGCGCCAGTTGCACTCCAGCGGTGGCGCAGGCACGATGGGCTTCGGCTTCCCCGCCGCTATCGGTGCCGCATTCGGCAACGAGACCGGCTGGCCGGTGCTCAGCTTCAGCGGTGACGGCGGTTTCCAGATGACGGAAGCGGAACTCGCGACCGCCGCCATCCACAAGCTCCCCATCAAGATCTTCGTGATGGACAACAAGTACCTGGGCATGGTGCGCCAGTGGCAGGAACTCTTCTATGACCACCGCTACTCCAGCGTGGACATGCAGGGCAACCCCGACTTCGTGAAGCTCGCCGAAGCCTACGGCATTCCTGGGCTCCGCATCAAGCGCCCCGCCGATGCCGAACGCGTTATCCAGAAGGCGCTCAGCTACAACGACGGCCCGATTCTCATCCACTGCGAATGCGAAAAGGAAGACAACGTGTTCCCGATGATTCCGGCAGGCGCACCGCTTACCGCCATGCTTACGGAAGCACCCAAGGCAAAACTCGAAAAGCCCACGGGATCGACGTAA
- a CDS encoding putative DNA modification/repair radical SAM protein: protein MDLRQKLNILGEAAKYDVSCSSSGSSRRAPKGGLGSGCSAGICHTWSADGRCISLLKVLLSNACKYDCAYCINRRSNDVPRATFTPRELIDLTLEFYRRNYIEGLFLSSAVIGSPDNTMELLIRVAKELRTMHRFGGYIHLKAIPGASDRLLYEAGLYADRSSVNIEIPSDRQLQYLAPEKNFASIYRPMNFLAERKIEYKTERSNGSRFAPKFLPAGQSTQMIVGASGETDLQILTLSAGFYRQQQMKRVYFSGYVPINADKRLPALTTKTPLLREHRLYQADWLMRFYKFNYDEILDAKNPNLDLDLDPKAMWALRHPEFFPIDLQTADYEMILRVPGIGVKSAQLIVSGRRFCTIRMEQLKKMGVVLKRAKYFIYNPDVPANLRRLYPEMLRPMLIARPRPAQLDFFSQLQTPALPAPAQLRVAG from the coding sequence ATGGATTTGCGTCAAAAATTGAACATCCTAGGCGAGGCGGCCAAGTACGACGTGTCGTGTTCCTCAAGTGGATCAAGCCGTCGTGCGCCCAAGGGCGGGCTCGGGAGCGGCTGCAGTGCTGGCATTTGCCACACGTGGTCGGCCGACGGGCGGTGCATCTCGCTTTTGAAGGTGCTGCTCAGCAACGCTTGCAAGTACGACTGCGCCTACTGCATCAACCGCCGTAGCAACGATGTTCCTCGCGCGACCTTTACACCCAGGGAACTCATCGATCTCACGCTCGAATTCTACCGCCGTAACTACATCGAGGGGCTCTTCCTGAGCTCGGCGGTCATCGGCTCGCCCGACAACACCATGGAACTCCTGATCCGCGTGGCGAAGGAGTTGCGTACGATGCATCGCTTTGGCGGCTACATTCACCTCAAGGCGATTCCCGGTGCGAGCGACCGGCTCTTGTACGAGGCGGGCCTCTACGCTGACCGCAGCAGCGTGAATATAGAGATTCCGTCCGATAGGCAGCTGCAGTACCTGGCTCCCGAAAAAAACTTCGCCTCCATTTACCGGCCCATGAATTTTTTGGCCGAGCGCAAGATCGAGTACAAAACGGAGCGCTCCAATGGTTCTAGGTTCGCACCCAAGTTCCTGCCCGCGGGTCAAAGCACCCAGATGATTGTCGGGGCGTCGGGGGAGACTGACCTCCAGATACTGACGCTCTCGGCAGGCTTTTACAGGCAGCAGCAAATGAAGCGCGTCTACTTTTCGGGCTACGTTCCCATCAATGCCGACAAGCGCTTGCCCGCCCTCACCACCAAGACGCCCCTTTTGCGCGAGCACCGCCTTTACCAGGCGGACTGGCTTATGCGATTTTACAAGTTCAATTACGACGAAATCCTGGACGCGAAGAACCCGAACCTCGATCTGGATCTGGACCCGAAGGCGATGTGGGCGTTGCGCCATCCGGAGTTCTTCCCGATAGATTTGCAGACCGCCGATTACGAGATGATTCTGCGCGTGCCGGGAATCGGCGTCAAGTCGGCACAGCTTATCGTGAGCGGGCGTCGCTTTTGCACCATTCGCATGGAGCAGCTCAAGAAGATGGGGGTCGTGCTCAAGCGCGCCAAATACTTCATCTACAATCCCGACGTGCCTGCGAACTTGCGCAGGCTCTATCCCGAGATGTTGCGCCCGATGCTGATTGCGCGTCCGAGACCCGCACAGCTTGATTTTTTCAGCCAGTTGCAGACGCCCGCGCTCCCGGCCCCTGCGCAACTCCGCGTCGCCGGCTAA